A genome region from Paralichthys olivaceus isolate ysfri-2021 chromosome 6, ASM2471397v2, whole genome shotgun sequence includes the following:
- the fam131c gene encoding protein FAM131C isoform X2 — translation MGACLCKGHKELHLPMTGLQDQTEEEQPSTVKNPSNSNVQDKTSGYDIGELATSSLIGLVATIKDHITKPTAMAQGRVAHLIEWKGWGGGGEAGGRGGSWACGKGGGGWGAMGTELQEDEQFYSQMTDEIKEARFAAGVAEQFALAEAAMHVWSMNDNIEEPSTSLQAQSHFLSQFLLDGGSIGIPQHLYSIHYGNSRAANLVPLPQVDPISPTSATQQDKDHHPFEDRSTVTAEAAVRHVDSSSLSEDDVFYN, via the exons ATGGGTGCCTGCCTCtgcaaaggtcacaaag AGCTCCACCTTCCCATGACAGGACTGCAGGaccagacagaggaggagcagccgTCCACTGTCAAG AATCCCTCCAACAGCAACGTGCAAGATAAAACCAGCGGCTACGACATTGGCGAGCTAGCCACTTCCTCTTTGATTG GTCTGGTGGCCACGATAAAGGACCATATCACCAAGCCGACAGCAATGGCTCAGGGACGAGTCGCTCATCTGATTGAGTGGAAAGGTTGGGGTGGAGGCGGTGAGGCTGGGGGACGTGGAGGCAGCTGGGCCTGTGGAAAaggaggtggaggctgggggGCTATGGGGACCGAGCTGCAAGAGGATGAGCAATTCTACTCTCAAATGACGGACGAAATCAAGGAGGCCCGCTTCGCTGCAG GAGTGGCGGAGCAGTTTGCCCTGGCTGAGGCGGCCATGCATGTGTGGTCAATGAACGACAACATAGAGGAGCCCTCCACCAGCTTACAAG CGCAGAGCCACTTCTTGTCCCAGTTCCTGCTGGATGGAGGCAGCATCGGCATTCCCCAGCACCTGTACAGCATCCATTATGGCAACAGCAGGGCAGCCAACCTGGTCCCCCTGCCACAGGTCGACCCAATCTCCCCAACATCAGCCACTCAGCAGGACAAAGATCACCATCCCTTTGAGGACAGAAGCACTGTGACAGCAGAAGCTGCTGTCCGACACGTAGACAGCAGTTCGCTATCCGAGGATGATGTCTTTTATAACTAG
- the fam131c gene encoding protein FAM131C isoform X1, translated as MGACLCKGHKELHLPMTGLQDQTEEEQPSTVKNPSNSNVQDKTSGYDIGELATSSLIGLVATIKDHITKPTAMAQGRVAHLIEWKGWGGGGEAGGRGGSWACGKGGGGWGAMGTELQEDEQFYSQMTDEIKEARFAAGVAEQFALAEAAMHVWSMNDNIEEPSTSLQAAQSHFLSQFLLDGGSIGIPQHLYSIHYGNSRAANLVPLPQVDPISPTSATQQDKDHHPFEDRSTVTAEAAVRHVDSSSLSEDDVFYN; from the exons ATGGGTGCCTGCCTCtgcaaaggtcacaaag AGCTCCACCTTCCCATGACAGGACTGCAGGaccagacagaggaggagcagccgTCCACTGTCAAG AATCCCTCCAACAGCAACGTGCAAGATAAAACCAGCGGCTACGACATTGGCGAGCTAGCCACTTCCTCTTTGATTG GTCTGGTGGCCACGATAAAGGACCATATCACCAAGCCGACAGCAATGGCTCAGGGACGAGTCGCTCATCTGATTGAGTGGAAAGGTTGGGGTGGAGGCGGTGAGGCTGGGGGACGTGGAGGCAGCTGGGCCTGTGGAAAaggaggtggaggctgggggGCTATGGGGACCGAGCTGCAAGAGGATGAGCAATTCTACTCTCAAATGACGGACGAAATCAAGGAGGCCCGCTTCGCTGCAG GAGTGGCGGAGCAGTTTGCCCTGGCTGAGGCGGCCATGCATGTGTGGTCAATGAACGACAACATAGAGGAGCCCTCCACCAGCTTACAAG CAGCGCAGAGCCACTTCTTGTCCCAGTTCCTGCTGGATGGAGGCAGCATCGGCATTCCCCAGCACCTGTACAGCATCCATTATGGCAACAGCAGGGCAGCCAACCTGGTCCCCCTGCCACAGGTCGACCCAATCTCCCCAACATCAGCCACTCAGCAGGACAAAGATCACCATCCCTTTGAGGACAGAAGCACTGTGACAGCAGAAGCTGCTGTCCGACACGTAGACAGCAGTTCGCTATCCGAGGATGATGTCTTTTATAACTAG